The Longimicrobiaceae bacterium genome includes a window with the following:
- a CDS encoding GTP-binding protein has translation MAKAKFERNKPHVNVGTIGHVDHGKTTLTAAITRIQAAKGLADFVSFDNIDKAPEERARGITIATAHVEYQTEKRHYAHVDCPGH, from the coding sequence ATGGCCAAGGCTAAGTTCGAGCGGAACAAGCCGCACGTGAACGTGGGCACCATCGGCCACGTCGACCACGGCAAGACCACGCTGACCGCGGCGATCACGCGGATCCAGGCGGCGAAGGGTCTGGCCGACTTCGTCAGCTTCGACAACATCGACAAGGCACCCGAGGAGCGCGCCCGCGGCATCACGATCGCGACCGCGCACGTGGAGTACCAGACGGAGAAGCGCCACTACGCGCACGTCGACTGCCCCGGGCAC